In a single window of the Patescibacteria group bacterium genome:
- a CDS encoding 50S ribosomal protein L10 — MALTKEKKIEIVGKLKDIFKKSPSVVFVNFHGLSVADTGAMRSTFREQGVGYFVTKKTLIHRVLLDSGVKGNLPVLDGELALVYLSGSDDNIAPARGVYEFVQKHKNNITILGGIFDGKYIDHVEMTSIATIPSLEVLYGQFVNIINSPIAGLVIALNGIAEAKN, encoded by the coding sequence ATGGCACTTACAAAAGAGAAAAAAATAGAAATAGTAGGAAAACTCAAAGATATTTTCAAGAAATCTCCATCGGTTGTATTTGTAAACTTCCACGGCCTTTCAGTGGCGGACACAGGTGCTATGCGAAGTACGTTTCGAGAGCAAGGAGTAGGATATTTTGTCACAAAAAAGACACTCATCCACCGAGTATTATTGGATTCTGGCGTGAAGGGGAATCTGCCTGTACTTGATGGGGAACTTGCCCTCGTGTATCTCTCCGGCAGTGATGACAACATTGCCCCAGCACGAGGTGTGTACGAATTTGTACAAAAGCATAAGAATAATATCACCATACTCGGTGGAATATTTGATGGGAAATATATAGATCATGTCGAGATGACTTCTATTGCAACAATCCCATCACTTGAGGTGCTTTACGGTCAGTTTGTCAATATTATCAATTCGCCTATTGCTGGACTGGTGATAGCACTCAATGG